GGTTCTTCGGGTTTCTCTTTCTCTTCTATCTGAGCATAGAAAAAATCATTTTCGGGAAACCGATCGGGGGGAGACCTCTTCTTCTCCTCGGCGCGCTGCTCATAATAGTAGGCATTCAGTTCATCGGCATGGGGCTTCTCGGTGAGATGATTGTGAGAGTCTATCACGAAACCCAGCGAAAACCGATCTACGTGATAAAAAAGGTCGTTGGCCCCTCAAACTGACATACCCGGAGAGCAGCGTCCCCTGAAGGCAAAGAAGATCCTTTTGGTCGCCCTCAAGCTCGTCGTCAGCGGAGGGCTCCTCTACGCGATAATCTCGAAAACCGGGATACAGAAACTTACTACGACCCTTCAGGGCATCAATGCGTTCTATTTTCTCATAGCAAGCCTGATCTATATCTCCTCGGTCTTCCTCTCCTCACTTCGGTGGCGGCTTCTTCTGTCCGAAGACTTCGCGATAGGGAAACTCTTCTCCCTCTATATGATAGGCTCATTTTTTAATAACATCCTCCCCGGGATCGTCGGCGGTGACGCGATAAAGGCCTATTACCTCTATCGGAGCACCGGGAAGAGCGGACCGGCGGTAGCCTCGGTATTCCTCGACAGGTACGTCGGTTTCAGCGCGCTCCTCGCCCTTGGATTGATCGCGTATCCCTTCGGCTTCCGCTATTTCAGGGGCTCCTATATCGAATGGACGTTGCCCTTCATCGTAGCACTCTTCATCATCGCAAGCTTCCTCACGATCGGCCTGAGACTCGGCGGGCGGATAGGTCTCCTCGGAGAATTGTACAACTATTTCTCCCTGTACAAGAGCAAGGGGCGCGTCGTCATTCAGACCTTTTCGATCTCCCTCGTGATTCAGGTGCTGAACGTATTTGCCGTTTTTCTCGTGAGCTCCGGACTGGCTGTGGCGGTTCCCCTTCTTTCTCTCTTCATATTTGTCCCCATTATCGCCACCCTGGCTACCCTGCCCGTATCGATTTCCGGTCTCGGCGTGAGAGAGGCCTCCTTTGTCCTGCTTCTCGGTTTTCTCGGGATACCCCCGATTCAAGCCACTGCTGTTTCGCTTGCATGGTTTTTGTCCGTCGCGCTAGGAAGTCTCCCGGGCCTCGTCATGTATCTGCTCTATAGACCTGCCGGAGCCCGATAACAGGGCGCGTGCAGCCCGGCTTCATAAGCCGAAGACAAATCGAATTATGCCTTGGCATGTAAAAGATAGGCTGACCCGTCAGGTCTTGTTATGTCAGTCTCGGCTTCTTTCCTCGGAACATTTGGCATTCCCGTCTGCTAAAATGATGGGGAGCAGGAAATAATGATTCTTTTAAGGAAGTCGGTACAATGGACAACGAATCGTCACGCATCCCCGGGACGCTGATTCTATTTTGGCTGCTGCTCTTTTTCTCTGTGCTGATCTGGTCTGCGATACGAC
This sequence is a window from Thermodesulfovibrionales bacterium. Protein-coding genes within it:
- a CDS encoding glycosyltransferase: FFGFLFLFYLSIEKIIFGKPIGGRPLLLLGALLIIVGIQFIGMGLLGEMIVRVYHETQRKPIYVIKKVVGPSN
- a CDS encoding lysylphosphatidylglycerol synthase transmembrane domain-containing protein is translated as MAPQTDIPGEQRPLKAKKILLVALKLVVSGGLLYAIISKTGIQKLTTTLQGINAFYFLIASLIYISSVFLSSLRWRLLLSEDFAIGKLFSLYMIGSFFNNILPGIVGGDAIKAYYLYRSTGKSGPAVASVFLDRYVGFSALLALGLIAYPFGFRYFRGSYIEWTLPFIVALFIIASFLTIGLRLGGRIGLLGELYNYFSLYKSKGRVVIQTFSISLVIQVLNVFAVFLVSSGLAVAVPLLSLFIFVPIIATLATLPVSISGLGVREASFVLLLGFLGIPPIQATAVSLAWFLSVALGSLPGLVMYLLYRPAGAR